In one Nicotiana tomentosiformis chromosome 6, ASM39032v3, whole genome shotgun sequence genomic region, the following are encoded:
- the LOC138894476 gene encoding uncharacterized protein: MEKNAKAKKILIYIWDAHQNAYEGTNQIKRSRIELLMRNYEIFSMKESEPIQDMMTRFTIIINKLKSLGNVFTSEELVSKVLRILPASWESKVSAIQEAKELDKISLDELVENLKTNEMRKIELRKEEPKKDKALVLIAFEDDEYDYDDPDLAMFAKFKRFMKNSKSASKRETGRKSKKIDKANYDGCYKYGKLDHMVKDCPMWEIEWRKERAEK; encoded by the exons atggagaagaatgcaaagGCTAAGAAAATTCTTATCT ATATATGGGATGCACACCAAAATGCTTATGAAGGAACAAACCAAATAAAGAGATCAAGGATTGAGCTACTCATGAGAAACTATGAGATTTTCTCCATGAAAGAGTCTGAGCCCATCCAGGATATGATGACTAGGTTCactataataattaataaactgAAATCACTTGGAAATGTATTTACCTCAGAAGAATTGGTTAGCAAAGTTCTAAGAATCCTTCCAGCTTCATGGGAATCAAAAGTCAGTGCAATCCAGGAAGCCAAGGAATTGGACAAAATCTCACTTGATGAGTTAGTTGAAAACTTAAAAACTAATGAAATGAGAAAGATAGAACTACGCAAGGAAGAACCAAAGAAGGATAAGGCCTTGGTTCTTATAGCGTTTGAGGATGATGAATAtgactatgatgatcctgatcTAGCAATGTTTGCCAAGTTCAAGAGGTTCATGAAGAACTCCAAAAGCGCATCCAAGAGAGAGACCGGTAGAAAGTCTAAGAAGATCGACAAAGCTAACTATGACGGGTGCTACAAGTATGGCAAGCTAGATCACATGGTCAAAGACTGCCCAATGTGGGAAATTGAGTGGAGGAAAGAACGAGCTGAAAAATAG